Proteins from a genomic interval of Chionomys nivalis chromosome 7, mChiNiv1.1, whole genome shotgun sequence:
- the Emp2 gene encoding epithelial membrane protein 2 — MLVILAFIIIFHIICAALLFISTINNAWWVGEDFSADIWRVCINNTNCTEINDLSGSDEFSDYSIMQAVQATMILSTILCSLSFLIFLLQLFRLKQGERFILTAIIQLMSCLCAMIGASIYTDRRQDLHQQNYKVYHLTQEGSYGYSFILAWVSFSFTFISGLMYMILRKRK, encoded by the exons ATGTTGGTGATTCTAGCCTTCATCATCATCTTCCACATCATCTGCGCGGCGCTGCTGTTTATTTCCACCATTAACAAT GCCTGGTGGGTTGGAGAAGACTTCTCAGCAGACATCTGGAGAGTGTGCATCAACAATACAAACTGCACAGAGATCAACGACCTGAGTGGAAGTGATGAGTTCTCAG ATTACTCCATCATGCAGGCCGTTCAGGCCACCATGATCCTCTCCACCATCCTCTGCAGCCTCTCCTTCCTCATCTTTCTGCTCCAGCTCTTCCGCCTCAAGCAGGGAGAGAGGTTCATCCTGACTGCCATCATCCAGCTCATGTCCT GTTTATGTGCCATGATCGGGGCTTCCATTTATACAGACCGGCGCCAAGACCTTCACCAACAGAACTACAAGGTCTATCACCTGACGCAGGAAGGCAGCTATGGCTACTCGTTCATTCTAGCCTGGGTCTCCTTCTCCTTCACTTTCATCAGTGGCCTCATGTACATGATCCTGAGGAAGCGCAAGTAG